Proteins encoded in a region of the Triticum dicoccoides isolate Atlit2015 ecotype Zavitan chromosome 3A, WEW_v2.0, whole genome shotgun sequence genome:
- the LOC119267027 gene encoding probable inactive shikimate kinase like 1, chloroplastic — translation MAMAMRAAAAFFSPSASPSTKQQQTHAVFSTRRGSTRRIHHRRLRAFPATELTLEELNPSVALLRKTAEAVGDFRKTPIYIVGTDCNAKRNIAKLLANSIIYRYLCSEDLLEDVLGGKEALAAFRESDEKGYLEVETEGLKQLTSMGSLVLCCGDGAVMNSTNLGLLRHGVSIWIDVPLELAVNDMLKSKGAQAISDPDSFSQAMAKLRQRYDDLKERYAVSDVTVSVQNVASQLGYSSIDSLSLEDMVIEIVSRIEKLIQAKAMMEAAGKPE, via the exons ATGGCGATGGCGATGCGGGCGGCAGCGGCCTTCTTCTCGCcctccgcctccccgagcacgaAGCAGCAGCAGACGCACGCCGTCTTCTCCACACGGCGCGGCTCCACCCGCCGTATCCATCACCGTCGCCTCCGCGCCTTCCCAG CCACCGAGCTGACCCTCGAGGAGCTCAACCCCTCCGTCGCCCTGCTC AGGAAGACCGCGGAGGCCGTCGGCGATTTCAGGAAGACGCCCATCTACATCGTCG GGACGGACTGCAATGCCAAGCGCAACATCGCCAAGCTGCTCGCCAACTCCATCATATACCGCTACCTCTGCAGCGAGGACCTGCTCGAGGACGTCCTCGGCGGCAAGGAGGCCCTTGCCGCCTTCCGGGAGTCCGACGAGAAAGGCTACCTCGAAGTCGAG ACCGAGGGGCTGAAGCAGCTCACGTCCATGGGCAGCCTCGTGCTTTGCTGTGGCGATGGCGCCGTCATGAACTCCACCAACTT AGGGCTACTGAGGCATGGAGTCTCCATCTGGATCGATGTCCCTCTCGAATTAGCCGTGAACGATATGTTGAAGAGCAAGGGGGCGCAGGCTATTTCAGACCCTGATTCCTTTTCTCAG GCAATGGCAAAGCTCCGGCAGCGTTATGATGATCTGAAAGAGCGGTATGCAGTTTCAGATGTTACTGTTTCAGTACAGA ACGTGGCTTCTCAGCTAGGCTACAGCAGCATCGACTCTTTGAGCCTGGAGGACATGGTCATTGAG ATTGTGAGTCGGATTGAGAAGCTGATCCAAGCGAAGGCGATGATGGAAGCTGCTGGGAAGCCTGAATGA